In Deltaproteobacteria bacterium HGW-Deltaproteobacteria-18, the following proteins share a genomic window:
- a CDS encoding ABC transporter permease has translation MNETMVISIPALLMFSVILIFPVLIFRHLRLRLTRDLLISMARMAVQLALVAVYLEYIFKLDMLLVNVTWVLVMIVVASGSILRQSWLSWRKCLWTVLPAHLLTALLILVGFLLVFDFATIASARYLVPLMGMVLGNILRSNVVALDRFFSELRANVEVHIQYLTLGASGAEAVRPFLRNALRAAVGPQIGTVATMGIVSLPGMMTGQILGGSSPAVAIVYQIMIMIAIFTAATVSSFLAVHFARKVAFDPCGRLNEGIFLRRP, from the coding sequence ATGAACGAGACAATGGTCATTTCCATCCCGGCCCTGCTCATGTTTTCCGTCATCCTGATTTTCCCGGTGCTCATTTTTCGCCATCTGCGCCTGCGCCTGACCCGGGACCTGCTCATCTCCATGGCGCGCATGGCGGTGCAACTGGCTCTGGTGGCCGTGTATCTGGAGTACATCTTCAAGCTCGACATGCTGCTGGTCAACGTGACCTGGGTACTGGTCATGATCGTCGTGGCCTCGGGATCGATCCTGCGCCAGAGCTGGCTTTCGTGGAGAAAGTGCCTCTGGACGGTTCTGCCCGCCCACCTGTTGACCGCACTTCTGATTCTGGTCGGCTTTCTGCTGGTCTTCGATTTCGCCACCATCGCCTCGGCCCGCTACCTGGTTCCGCTCATGGGCATGGTGCTGGGCAACATCCTGCGCAGCAATGTCGTTGCCCTGGACCGCTTTTTTTCCGAGCTGCGCGCAAATGTGGAAGTGCACATTCAGTACCTGACCCTGGGCGCAAGCGGCGCGGAAGCGGTGCGGCCCTTCCTGCGCAATGCCCTGCGCGCCGCTGTAGGGCCGCAGATCGGGACGGTGGCGACCATGGGCATCGTCTCTCTGCCGGGCATGATGACCGGCCAGATCCTGGGCGGCTCCTCCCCGGCCGTGGCCATAGTCTACCAGATCATGATCATGATCGCGATCTTCACCGCCGCCACGGTCTCGTCGTTTCTGGCCGTGCACTTCGCCCGCAAGGTGGCCTTCGACCCTTGCGGACGGCTCAATGAAGGCATTTTTCTCAGGCGGCCCTGA
- a CDS encoding copper-translocating P-type ATPase, whose amino-acid sequence MNSKLRSIRLPVAGMHCAACSARIEKVIGGMPGVENISVNLATGEMDLHFDPQDSSLDQILGRVRELGFSVEPPASSSNLELKIGGMHCAACSSRIERVTARLEGVKEASVNLGAESGRFVFDPALVSQRTLRQAIHDAGFTTSIPQKQSAGDEEARIAARLEEKKRSVIWSMTFALPLLILSMGHMWGMPLPNFLDPMHAPGTFALGQLLLTLPVVWSGRSFYLIGFPALVRRAPNMDSLVAVGTGAALVYSLWNTIEIWLGVDAMARAMDLYYESAAVLIAMISLGKFFEARSVSKTTSAVRALMALAPDTATLVDGDEERKIPVEEIEPGDLLRIRPGERLPVDGDVAEGDSHVDESMLTGEPLPVRRGPGDRVFGGTLNTTGAFVMRAALVGEDTMLARIVKLVRDAQGSKAPIASLADTISYYFVPVVMALALASGLAWYFFSDEPFVFALRIAISVLVIACPCAMGLAVPTSIMVGTGRGAQLGVLIKSGRALQRAGELDTLVFDKTGTLTVGKPVLAEVWIDPTAGLDKDALLRLAASIEAQSEHPLAQAVVAAAQGPLPKAGDFLSVPGQGVTATVDGRTVAIGNERLMQARNLNLEAARAVRERMEEKGATVVHVAVDNGLAGLLAISDQLRPESAKAVQRLRDLGMEIVLLTGDSKRAANAVAAQLGIDRVIAGVLPDRKAEVIIELQQEGRVVGMVGDGINDAPALARADLGVAMGGGMDVAMESGDVVLMREDLLGVLTALSLSRAVMRNIRQNLFWAFAFNTIGLPIAAGLLHVFGGPTMSPMLAGAAMAMSSVLVVTNALRLRFFVPPNA is encoded by the coding sequence ATGAATTCGAAGTTGCGCTCAATACGTTTGCCAGTGGCTGGAATGCACTGCGCGGCCTGTTCGGCCCGCATCGAAAAAGTGATCGGAGGCATGCCCGGAGTGGAGAACATTTCCGTCAATCTGGCCACGGGAGAAATGGATCTGCATTTTGATCCGCAAGACTCTTCTCTGGACCAGATACTGGGACGGGTGCGGGAGCTGGGTTTTTCCGTTGAACCGCCTGCCTCCTCCAGCAATCTTGAACTCAAGATCGGCGGCATGCACTGCGCGGCCTGCTCCTCGCGCATCGAGCGTGTCACCGCTCGCCTGGAAGGGGTGAAGGAAGCCAGCGTCAATCTTGGCGCAGAGAGCGGCCGCTTCGTCTTTGACCCGGCTCTGGTCTCGCAGCGCACACTCCGCCAGGCCATCCACGATGCAGGTTTCACCACCAGCATACCGCAAAAGCAGAGCGCTGGAGACGAAGAGGCGCGGATAGCCGCGCGGCTCGAGGAGAAAAAGCGGAGCGTGATCTGGTCCATGACCTTTGCCCTGCCGCTCCTCATCCTGTCCATGGGTCACATGTGGGGCATGCCCCTGCCAAACTTCCTCGATCCCATGCACGCACCGGGCACCTTTGCCCTGGGCCAGCTCCTGCTGACCCTGCCCGTGGTCTGGAGCGGGCGGAGCTTCTACCTGATCGGCTTCCCGGCCCTGGTCAGGCGCGCCCCGAACATGGATTCGCTGGTGGCCGTGGGTACGGGCGCGGCCCTGGTCTACTCGCTGTGGAACACCATCGAGATATGGCTCGGGGTGGACGCCATGGCGCGCGCCATGGACCTCTATTACGAATCGGCCGCCGTGCTCATCGCCATGATCTCGCTGGGCAAGTTTTTCGAGGCCCGCTCCGTGTCGAAGACCACGAGCGCGGTGCGGGCGCTCATGGCCCTGGCGCCGGATACGGCCACGCTTGTCGACGGCGATGAAGAGCGCAAGATCCCGGTGGAGGAGATCGAACCAGGCGACCTCCTGCGCATCCGACCCGGCGAGCGCCTGCCGGTGGACGGCGACGTGGCCGAAGGCGACAGCCATGTTGACGAATCCATGCTCACCGGCGAACCCCTGCCGGTACGCCGTGGTCCCGGCGACCGCGTCTTTGGCGGCACGCTCAACACCACGGGGGCGTTCGTCATGCGCGCCGCTCTGGTAGGCGAAGACACCATGCTCGCCCGCATCGTGAAGCTGGTCCGCGACGCCCAAGGCTCCAAAGCGCCCATCGCCAGTCTGGCCGACACCATCAGCTACTATTTCGTGCCCGTGGTCATGGCCCTGGCACTGGCTTCGGGCCTGGCCTGGTATTTCTTCAGCGACGAACCCTTTGTCTTTGCCCTGCGCATCGCCATCTCCGTGCTGGTCATCGCCTGTCCCTGCGCCATGGGCCTGGCCGTGCCGACCTCCATCATGGTCGGCACGGGCCGGGGCGCGCAGCTCGGAGTGCTGATCAAATCCGGCCGTGCCCTGCAACGCGCCGGAGAGCTTGACACCCTGGTCTTCGACAAGACCGGGACGCTGACCGTTGGCAAACCGGTGCTGGCCGAGGTCTGGATCGATCCGACCGCCGGGCTCGACAAGGACGCCCTGCTGCGCCTGGCCGCATCCATCGAGGCCCAGTCCGAACACCCTCTGGCCCAGGCCGTGGTCGCGGCCGCGCAGGGTCCCCTGCCCAAGGCCGGGGATTTTTTGTCCGTTCCCGGACAGGGCGTAACCGCCACGGTGGATGGCCGCACCGTGGCCATCGGCAACGAGCGGCTGATGCAGGCCCGGAACCTGAATCTCGAAGCAGCCAGAGCCGTGCGCGAGCGAATGGAAGAAAAAGGGGCCACCGTGGTGCATGTGGCGGTGGACAATGGCCTGGCGGGCTTGCTGGCCATCAGCGACCAGCTCAGGCCTGAATCGGCGAAGGCGGTACAGCGCCTGCGCGACCTGGGCATGGAGATCGTGCTCCTGACCGGCGACTCCAAGCGGGCCGCCAACGCCGTGGCCGCGCAACTGGGCATCGACCGGGTCATCGCGGGAGTGCTGCCGGACCGCAAGGCCGAGGTCATCATCGAGCTGCAGCAGGAAGGACGCGTCGTCGGCATGGTCGGGGACGGGATCAATGACGCGCCGGCCCTGGCCCGGGCCGACCTGGGGGTGGCCATGGGCGGCGGCATGGACGTTGCCATGGAGTCCGGAGACGTCGTGCTCATGCGCGAAGACCTCCTTGGCGTGCTCACGGCCCTCTCCCTGAGCCGCGCCGTGATGCGCAACATCCGCCAAAACCTGTTCTGGGCTTTCGCCTTCAACACCATCGGGCTGCCAATCGCGGCCGGACTCCTGCATGTCTTCGGAGGGCCGACCATGAGCCCCATGCTGGCCGGAGCGGCCATGGCCATGAGCTCGGTACTCGTAGTCACGAATGCCTTGCGATTGCGTTTTTTTGTTCCTCCCAATGCATAA
- the ald gene encoding alanine dehydrogenase: protein MIVGVLKEIKAQENRVCMTPAGVEVMKQHGHDVLVEASAGIGSGFSDADYAAAGARIVAAPAEVYAQSDMVMHVKEPQPSEYAMVRPGQIVFTYFHFAADEKLTREFMKTGSVAIAYETVTGPHGGLPLLTPMSEVAGRMAAQEAAKYNERVHGGRGILLGGVTGVAPATVLVIGGGIVGTNAAMMAAGLGAKVYILDMNLDRLRYLSEIMPKNCTPLMSSPAMIRELASQADAIIGAVLVVGAKAPKLITREMFKDMKPGCVLVDVAIDQGGCFETSKATTHSDPIYEVDGIIHYCVANMPGAVPITSTMALTNATLPYALQIASKGWKAACKENSGLKNGLNMVGDKITFKGVAEAFGLPYTPADSCL from the coding sequence ATGATCGTCGGAGTTCTCAAGGAAATCAAGGCGCAGGAAAATCGGGTCTGCATGACCCCGGCCGGGGTTGAAGTCATGAAGCAGCATGGTCACGATGTGCTGGTGGAGGCTTCGGCCGGTATCGGGAGCGGATTTTCCGACGCCGACTACGCGGCGGCAGGGGCACGGATCGTCGCTGCTCCGGCCGAGGTCTATGCCCAGTCCGACATGGTCATGCACGTCAAGGAGCCGCAGCCGTCCGAGTACGCGATGGTCAGGCCCGGCCAGATCGTCTTCACCTATTTTCATTTCGCGGCCGACGAGAAGCTGACCCGCGAGTTCATGAAGACCGGCTCCGTGGCCATTGCCTATGAGACCGTGACCGGGCCTCACGGGGGCCTGCCGCTTTTGACCCCCATGAGCGAGGTGGCCGGGCGCATGGCGGCCCAGGAGGCGGCCAAGTACAACGAGCGCGTGCACGGCGGGCGCGGCATCCTGCTCGGCGGTGTGACCGGCGTGGCTCCGGCCACGGTGTTGGTCATCGGCGGCGGCATCGTCGGGACCAACGCGGCCATGATGGCGGCCGGTCTTGGCGCGAAGGTCTACATTCTGGACATGAACCTCGACCGCCTGCGCTACCTGTCCGAAATCATGCCCAAGAACTGCACGCCGCTGATGAGCTCCCCGGCCATGATCCGCGAGCTGGCTTCCCAGGCCGACGCCATCATCGGCGCGGTGCTGGTCGTGGGCGCCAAGGCTCCCAAGCTCATCACCCGCGAGATGTTCAAGGACATGAAGCCCGGCTGCGTGCTGGTCGACGTGGCCATTGACCAGGGCGGCTGCTTCGAGACCTCGAAAGCGACCACCCACTCCGACCCGATCTACGAGGTGGACGGCATCATCCACTACTGCGTGGCCAACATGCCCGGCGCGGTGCCCATCACCTCGACCATGGCCCTGACCAACGCGACCCTGCCTTACGCCCTGCAGATCGCAAGCAAGGGCTGGAAGGCCGCCTGCAAGGAAAACTCGGGCCTTAAAAACGGCCTGAACATGGTCGGCGACAAGATCACCTTCAAGGGCGTGGCCGAAGCCTTCGGCCTGCCGTACACGCCTGCCGACTCCTGCCTCTAG